A section of the Serratia liquefaciens ATCC 27592 genome encodes:
- the yjdN gene encoding VOC family metalloprotein YjdN translates to MLIQPYLFFNGNCEQAINFYQQQLGARIEMIMRYKDMPEEAKQGGPQDVNPESIMHARLLIGETALMASDGCPQDGGEASHKGFALSLDPSDVEQGRALFEKLAQGGQVTMPYQATFWAKGFGMLTDQFGVNWMINVE, encoded by the coding sequence ATGTTGATTCAACCCTATCTTTTTTTTAACGGTAACTGTGAACAGGCGATCAACTTCTACCAGCAGCAGCTGGGCGCCAGAATCGAAATGATTATGCGCTACAAAGATATGCCCGAGGAGGCCAAGCAAGGCGGTCCTCAGGACGTCAATCCAGAGTCCATCATGCATGCCCGTTTACTGATTGGCGAAACGGCGCTGATGGCCTCCGATGGGTGTCCGCAGGACGGCGGCGAAGCTTCGCATAAAGGATTTGCCCTGTCGCTGGATCCGAGCGACGTGGAGCAAGGCCGAGCATTATTCGAGAAGCTGGCGCAGGGCGGCCAGGTCACCATGCCATACCAGGCCACCTTCTGGGCCAAGGGTTTTGGCATGCTGACCGACCAGTTCGGGGTCAATTGGATGATTAACGTTGAATAA